A stretch of DNA from Leucobacter luti:
AGAGATGCTGCGCGCGCCTGCAGCTGCTCAGCCGCCATTTCCTGGAGCACGGCCTCGCCGACCGCCGCAGACACCGGGTTGGCTGCAAACGTGTTGAAGAACTCGTTGTGGGAGCCGAACTCATCGAGCACGGCCTCGCTGGTCACCACTGCGGACATGGGGTGACCGTTGCCCATGGGTTTCCCGAGGGTGACCAGATCTGGATCCATCCCAGTGGCAGCGTGGCCCCACATGTGGCTGCCGGTGCGGCCGAATCCGCTCTGTACTTCGTCAGCGATCACGAGACCGCCCGCCGCCCGCACGCGCTGCACGATCCCTGCGACCAGGCCGGACGGGATGCGGGGCATGCCCTCCGTCGAGAACAGCGGGTCGAAGAGGCTTGCAGAGAGCCCGAAGCCCGCTTCCTGCAGCGAAGCGATGGCGGCGTCCAACTCAGCGAGAGTGGCGGCGAGCACCTCGGACTCGGGGCGCGGATCGCTGTCGAGATCCGGGATTCGGAGTGTTCGCACGTGCGCCCCGAGCGGCTCGCGGGTCTTCAACCCCGTGGTGAGTTGCGCCAGCGTGATGGTGGTGCCGTGGTAGCTGTAGTCAGACACGATGATCCCTGTGGCGCCGGTCAGCTGTCGCGCGATCCGGATCGCGAGTTCGTTGGCCTCTGAGCCGGAGTTGCCGTAGAGCACTCGGTCGAGTTTCGGGGCGAACGTCGCGAGCAGTTGCTCCGAGTAGTCCACGATGCGCTCATTGAGGTAGCGCGTGTGGATGTTGAGCGTGGCGGCCTGCTCATGCATCGCGCGCACGACCCGCTCGTTGGTGTGGCCCACGTGTGGCACATTGTTATAGCCATCGAGATAGCGCAAACCAGACGCTTCGGTGAGCCACACGCCGGAGGCGGAGACAAACTGCAGCGGCTCGGTGTAGAAGAGTGGCGAGTATGGGCCGATCGTGCGGTTGCGACGTGCGATCAGTGCGGCGTTCGAGGTCATGCGGAGCTCCTGAGGCTGAGAGGTGCGGTGAGTGCCGTGCGGGCGGGATCGGATCACGAGGTGGCGATGAGCTCGCGCGCCATCTGCACGACGTGCGGGAGCACGGTTGCGGCGAGCCAGTCTGCCGTGGGCTCGCCCCGGCGATCTGCTGCCCACCCGAGGTAGGTCAGTCCGCGGGCCAGGAGGATCGCCGGGAAGGCGGCGTGATCGGCGGCGTCGAGCGGGCGGACTGCCTCATACCCGGTAAATAGCGCTGCGCGGTACTCTGCCGCTCGAGGGTGGGGTGTGAAGAAGAAGATCGCGGTGGCGAGGTCGAACAGATGCCACCCCGTTGCGAAATCGTCGAAGTCGATGAGCACGAGTCCATCTGGAGTGCGGAGCACATTTTCTGGTGTGAGATCGGCGTGGATCGGACCGAAGCGATGAGCCGGAGTACCGTACGCTGTGAGCGTCTCTCGGATCTGGGCGATTGCGGCGGTCACGTCTTTTTTCGCGGCATCACTGAACTCTGCCAGGCGGAGGGGATCGCCCCAGGCGGGTGCGGGGCCGACGAGCCCGTCGAGATCCCAGTCATCGCGCGGAACAGCGAGTGCGTACCCGGATCGCTCGCTCGCGGTGTGCACTTCGGCAGCAAGCGTGCCCAGCTGAGCGAAATCAGCTGACGGGAGATCGGCGGTGCCGGCGACTGCCGTGCGCTCATCGCCAAAATCACCGCTGTTGACGAGCTTGTGCTGGAGATCGACCTGGTGGGCTCCTCCCGGAAGGTGAGCTCCGACCACGCAGAATCCGCGGCCGTCAAGTGTGGGGATGAAGCGGGGGACCGCGACCCCCTCTCCGCGGAGTGCCCGCACGAACTCGAGTTCGCACGCCAGCTCCGCGTCGCTGTGGTAGCCGCGTCGGTGAACGCGCAGCACGTAATCTGTGTTCGCGTCTGTGAGCGAAAACACGACGTTCTCGCGGTGTTTCAACAGTGTGAGTTCTGACTGGGCCGGGAGGCCGTACTGGGGGAGCGCCTCTCGGGCGAGCTCGATCGCGGCAGCGAGATCATCGGTGCTCATGTGGTCCTTTCATGTGTCCATGCCGTCCACCATTGGAGCGCGTGACACTTCCTGTACGCTGAGTATAGAAAATGTACTCCGAGTTCACAAGTGTGCACCCTGCTGCGTAGAATGTGAGATATGACAGCGGAAGCGGCCTCCTCTCCACCGAGCCTGCGTGAGCGGCGACAGTTCCGTACGCGCCAGGAACTGGTCGACGCCGTGCTCGTGGTCATTGCCGAGGGCGGCGTTGACGCTGCGACGATCGACCGGGTCTCTGCGCAGTCAGGAATCTCGCGGGGCACGGTGTACGCGCACTTTCCCGGCGGCCGCGACGAACTGCTGCGTGCCGCCTATGCGCGGCTCGGGGTGCAGCTCGTCGAGCGCACCCGTGCTGCAGTCTCGGCGGCGGAGGGGTGGCGTGCGCGCCTGGCAGCTCATGCGCGAGAAATGTTTGACCTCGCGGCCGATGCCAGAATCGGGCATTTTTTCAATGTGTCCGGCCCCACGCTGATCGTCGATGGTGAAGCACGGGGGATTGGATCCGGTGCCAGCGCCGTGATGCTGCAAGAGAACCTTGCCCATGCTCAGTCCCTCGGAGAGGTGTCAGCTGATATCGACGCCGAAGTGACAGCGATCCTGCTTGTCGGAGCACTGCGTGAGGCGGCGATCCGAGTTGCCGCTGGATCGGAATCCGCGGAGCGAGCCTACGCTGCCTTCGTGCGGTTGGCCGCCGGGCTCGCTGCCTCGGCTGAGCAGCCACGGTAGTCCCTGATTCGGGAGCACAGCGGCCCAGTGGCGAGTCTCTTCGTGCGGGCGAGTCTCGTTGCGTGTGCAGAAGCCACGCGGGAGTGACGCGGTTGCTGCGCGGGCGTGAGTCTGGGGAGATCGCTGAGTGCCTACAGGGGCAGGTCATGCAGTGCCGCACCTACGCTGTTGCTCGGTGAATGATGCGGGCGAGATCGGCGGGTCGACTCCACATTGGCCAGTGTCCGGT
This window harbors:
- a CDS encoding aspartate aminotransferase family protein: MTSNAALIARRNRTIGPYSPLFYTEPLQFVSASGVWLTEASGLRYLDGYNNVPHVGHTNERVVRAMHEQAATLNIHTRYLNERIVDYSEQLLATFAPKLDRVLYGNSGSEANELAIRIARQLTGATGIIVSDYSYHGTTITLAQLTTGLKTREPLGAHVRTLRIPDLDSDPRPESEVLAATLAELDAAIASLQEAGFGLSASLFDPLFSTEGMPRIPSGLVAGIVQRVRAAGGLVIADEVQSGFGRTGSHMWGHAATGMDPDLVTLGKPMGNGHPMSAVVTSEAVLDEFGSHNEFFNTFAANPVSAAVGEAVLQEMAAEQLQARAASLGAAARTRLEACAARYDFVRAAKGTGMFLGLDFAVDGAPAPELAKQVVEAMKARHVLISRIGRNESVLKVRPPLAFGAAELPLLLDALDDALSEI
- a CDS encoding phosphotransferase enzyme family protein, with amino-acid sequence MSTDDLAAAIELAREALPQYGLPAQSELTLLKHRENVVFSLTDANTDYVLRVHRRGYHSDAELACELEFVRALRGEGVAVPRFIPTLDGRGFCVVGAHLPGGAHQVDLQHKLVNSGDFGDERTAVAGTADLPSADFAQLGTLAAEVHTASERSGYALAVPRDDWDLDGLVGPAPAWGDPLRLAEFSDAAKKDVTAAIAQIRETLTAYGTPAHRFGPIHADLTPENVLRTPDGLVLIDFDDFATGWHLFDLATAIFFFTPHPRAAEYRAALFTGYEAVRPLDAADHAAFPAILLARGLTYLGWAADRRGEPTADWLAATVLPHVVQMARELIATS
- a CDS encoding TetR/AcrR family transcriptional regulator gives rise to the protein MTAEAASSPPSLRERRQFRTRQELVDAVLVVIAEGGVDAATIDRVSAQSGISRGTVYAHFPGGRDELLRAAYARLGVQLVERTRAAVSAAEGWRARLAAHAREMFDLAADARIGHFFNVSGPTLIVDGEARGIGSGASAVMLQENLAHAQSLGEVSADIDAEVTAILLVGALREAAIRVAAGSESAERAYAAFVRLAAGLAASAEQPR